Within Saccharomonospora cyanea NA-134, the genomic segment GAGGAGCCCCACGACTCGGAGCTCGGACTTGCTTTCTACCACGGTGGTGGTCTAGTCCAGGGTGGCCGCGGACGCAAGACGTTCGGTGAAGGATTGTCCAAAAAGATGTCGCAGAGGTTGTGTTTTGACTAACTCGCTGTTCGCCTCTCGTGACGTTCCGCAGAAAGACGATCTTTACGCGATCGGATGACGACCCGGCGTGGCCATCGCTGCCGCGGGGTACGCCCACGCCGGAGAGCGGCAGGCCGTGCCCGCCCGCGTCGGCTCGGTCGGCGACCGCGCTCGGTGACGGCCGATGCGCTGGGCCGTTCGGCCCTGGGGGCGCACTGCTGGCGACGTCGCCGAGTGGGAGGATGGCAAGCGTGTCGAACACCTGGCTGTGGATCATCGTCATCGCGGCCGTCGTGCTTCTGGTCGCACTGGTGGCCGGGCTGACGATCGCACGCAAGCGCCGCATCAGTCTCGAGCGCCGCAGGGAAGTGGAACGCCCCAAGGGCGGCGGCTACCAGGCCGGTGGTGGTATCGCGCTGGCACCGGGCGGGGAGAGGGAACCCGCCCCGCCCGAGCCGCCCCCGCATCCGGTGTCCGAACGCACCGAGACCGACGGCGAGCCCGGCGTGGGCGAGGACGCCGCCGTGCCCAGGGACGCGCCGCGCCGTGACATCGTCGACGTGGTCCTGCCCGAGCGGACTCGCGAGGCCGTGCCCGAGCCACGCCGTGAACCCGAGAAACCCGTCGTCGAACCCGAGGTGGACACCACGGTCGAGCCCGGCGTGGCCGGGGCGACGCGGGCGCCGGAGGTCCCCGAGACCGTCGAGCCGGGCGTGGACGAGGCGACGCGGGCCCCCGAGACCGTCGAACCCGAGGTCGTGCCCACTCCGCCGGAGGCGGAACCCGAGCCCGCCCCCGAACCGGTTCCCGAGGCTCCGGTCGAGCCGAAGGAAGAGGTCGCTCCCGCCGCCGGGCGGATCGAGCGGCTGCGCGGCAGGCTGTCCAAGTCGCGGTCCGCGCTCGGCCAGAGCCTGCTGGGCCTGCTCGGCGCAGGTGACCTCGACGAGGACTCGTGGCAGGACGTCGAGGACACCCTGCTGATCGCCGACCTCGGCGCGGCGACCACCACCGAGATCGTGGAGACCCTGCGCACCGAGCTGTCCGCCAGGGGCGTGCGCACCTCGGAGCAGGCTCGCGCACTCCTGCAGGAAGTCCTCGTGAACGCCCTCGGCCGCGACTCCGACCGCGCGGTGCGCGCACTGCCGCACACGGTCGACGGTGCGAAGCAGCCCGCCGTCGTCCTGGTCGCGGGCGTCAACGGCACCGGCAAGACCACCACCACCGGCAAGCTCGCCCGTGTGCTGGTCGCCCAGGACCACAAGGTGGTGCTGGGTGCGGCCGACACGTTCCGCGCCGCCGCCGCCGAACAGCTCCAGACGTGGTCGGAACGCGTCGGTGCCGAGGTCGTGCGCGGCAAGGAGGGCGCCGACCCCGCGTCGGTGGCCTTCGACGCCGTCAAGCGCGGCATCGACAGCGGCGTGGACGCCGTGCTCATCGACACCGCGGGACGGCTGCACACCAAGACCGGCCTGATGGACGAGCTCGGCAAGGTCAAGCGCGTGGTGGAGAAGCAGGCCAAGGTGGACGAGGTCCTCCTGGTCCTCGACGCCACGACCGGGCAGAACGGCCTCGCGCAGGCCCGCGTGTTCTCCGAGGTCGTGGACGTCACCGGCATCGTGCTCACCAAGCTGGACGGCACCGCCAAGGGCGGCATCGTCTTCCAGGTGCAGCGCGAACTCGGTGTCCCGGTGAAGCTGGTCGGCCTCGGTGAGGGACCTGACGACCTCGCCCCGTTCGAACCGGAGGCGTTCGTCGACGCGCTGCTGGCGTAGTCGGGAGAGCACGACGAGAGGCCACCGCCCGCACCGGATGCGGGTGGTGGCCTTCGTCGTGTCGCAGTGTCGCAGTGTCGCCGTATCGCCGTGTCGCCTCAGTACACGCAGCGTGGCCCGGCGTCGGGGAGTTGCTTTCCGGCACCGTCCTCGGGAGCCTGCCCGTCGAGGAAGGGGCCGACGAACTCGCGGACCTTCGCCTCGTCGACCTCGAGCACGAAGGAGTCGCCGGGGGACGACTTGGCGCCGCCGACCGGGATGGTCGCGGTCGCCAGCTTCGGCCGGTCCCACGTGGCGAGCTGCTCGGCCAGGCCCAGCACGTCGAGCTCCGGGTCCGTCCGGACGTGCCCGGCGAGTGCTTCGGCCACCTTCGAGAAGCCGTCCCCGCGCGCGTTGCCGACGGAGTCGAACAGTGACTGGGCGAAGACCTGAAGGCGGACCATGCGGTCGAGGTCGCCTCGGGGAAGGTTCCGTCGTTGCCGCAGGAACGCGAGCGCCTGCTCGCCGGACAGCGTCTGCCTGCCGGCCTCCAGGTCTGCGCCCGACGTCGGGTCATGCTGGGCCTCGCGCACGCATACCTCGACACCACCGACCGCCGTGGCCACCGCGCCGACGGCGTCGGTGTCCACCAGCACGTAGTGGTCGGCGGCCTCACCGGTGAGCTGCGCGACGGTGTCCACGAGCAGCGTGGCGCCCTGGTGGTCGGCGTCTCGCTCGCTGCGTCCCGCGTCGAGCGCGGCCTGGCGGCCGAGCTGGTAGGCGCTGTTCAGCGGGTGTTGCCCGTGACCGGGAACCGTGACCCCCGCGTCCCGCGGTAGCGAGACCACGGAAGCACCGTCGGGGCGCACGCGCGCCAGCAGGATCGCGTCGGGATGCCCGGCGCCGTCCATGCCCGCGATCACCAGGGTGCGCTCGTCGACCGACTGCGAGGTCGCAGGTGTGGTGGCCTGCTCGGACGGGTCCGTGCCCAGCAACCGGGGCGTGATCACGGCGGCGATCGCGACGGCGACCACGGCCGCCGCCGCCAGGACCACAGCGGGTCTGCGCCGGAGCGCGGGCCGGGGACCCCGTTGGGACAACCGGGTCCTCACCACGCTCGGGTCGACGGCCCGGCCCGCCTCGTGGGCGAGGGCCTCTCGGATCAGAGATTCGGTGCGGTCGCCGGTCATGCCAGAACCCCCTTCACGGACCCGGTGCGGCCGGTACGAGCGGCCTCGGCCGCGCGCAGAGCGGACAGCGCGCGCGAGATGTGGCTGCGGACGGTGCTCTCGCCGCAGCCCAGGGCCTCGGCGATCTCGGCATAGGTGAGGTTCTCGTAGTAGCGCAGCACGAGCGCGGCACGCTGTTTGCGCGGTAGCGTCGCGATCCGGGCGCGCATGGCGTCCCGCTCGGCGTAGTGCGCGGCGTGGTCGGCCACCGGGGTCGTCAGCACCTCCAGCGCTTCGTGGGTGGCCGCGACGTGCCGGGCGGCCCGCCGACGCCGCCACGAGAGGTACTCGTTGGTCACCATGCGACGTACGTAGGCGTCCGGCGCATGGAGGGTGGAGACGCGGTCCCACCGTCGCTGCGCGCGCAGCAGGACGTCCTGGACGACGTCCTGTGCCAGGTGCGGGTCGCAGGTCAGCGCCGTGGCGTAACGCAGTAGGCGATCGAGTCGCTGTCGTACGAAGTCGTCGAAGCGGTCCGGTACCGCTTCGCTCCGGGTCGGATCAGTCACAAGCCTGCAACGTCACGACACCCCGGTTTGTTGAGCCACCGACCCGAATTGCCGCCTCACTCGACGGGTTGGCGTGTGGCCAGCTGCTCCGACAGGCGCTTGGCGGTGCGCTGCACGGCGGGGGCGATGCGCCGCACCGCCTCGTCGGTCAGCCTCCCCTCGGGACCCGACACCGACACGGCGGTGGGTGAGGGGGCGCCGGGCACGGCCACCGCGATGCAGCGCACGCCCAGTTCCTGTTCGCTCTCGTCGAGCGAGTAGCCGAGCTCGGCGATGTCGGCGAGGTGGTCGAGGAAGGTGTCGACGTCGGTGTGCGTGTGGTCGGTGTAGGACGGCATTCCGGTGCGTTCCAGCAGAGCCCGCACGTCGTCGGGGTCGAAGCTCGCCAGCATGGCCTTGCCGACGCCGGTGCCGTGGGGGAGGAGCCTGCGCCCGACCTCGGTGAACATCCGCATGGAGTGCCGCTGGGAGGCGACCTGTGCGACGTAGACGACCTCGTCGCGTTCGAGCACGGCCAGGTTGGCGGTCTCGCCCACCTCGTCGACGAGTTCGGCCAGCAGCGGCCTCGCCCACGTGCCGAACTGCAGGCTCGCGTTCTCGCCGAGCCGGATGAGCCGCGCGCCGAGGGCGTAGCGGCGGTTGGTGTTCTGCCGCACGTAGCCGAGCGTGACGAGGGTGCGGATCAGCCGGTGGATCGTGGGCATGGGCAGCCCCGACGAGGCCGCCAGTTCCGACAGACTCGCCTCCCCGCCGGTGTCCGCGAGCCGTTCCAGCAGTTCGAACGCGCGCTGGAGCGACTGCACGCCTCCGTTACCCGATCTGGCAGTCGCCACCGGGTGACTCCTCTCCCGTTGATGTTCCGCAATGTAGAAACTATAGTCCGATATACAGAAAATCTTGACCGTGTTGATCGTGATGACTGTTCTGCAGTTCGTGTGTCCTCATGTTTGGGGTGTTCGATGTCTGATGTGCGCGTGCTCGGTGCCGCTGTCGAGCGTGGCGACGAAATCCTGACGGACGAGGCGCTGGAGTTCCTCGCCGGGCTCCATTCCTCCTTCGCTGCCACGCGGGACGAGTTGCTCGCGGCCAGGGTGCGGCGTCGCGAGGAGGCCAAGCGGACGGGCAGGCTCGACTTCCTGCCTGAGACGAAGGAGATCCGCGAGTCGGAGTGGAAGGTCGCGGAGGCTCCGCCCGCACTGTGCGACCGTCGGGTGGAGATCACCGGGCCCACCGACCGCAAGATGGCCATCAACGCGCTGAACTCGGGCGCGAAGGTGTGGCTGGCCGACCTCGAGGACGCCAACACCCCGCACTGGGCCAACGTCGTGTCGGGCCAGGTCAACCTGTACGACGCCGTCCGGAAGACCATCGAGCTCGACACGGGAAAGAAACACTACAAGCTCCGCGACGACGTCGAGCACGCCACGATCGTCGTCCGTCCCCGCGGCTGGCACCTCGACGAGCACAACCTGGAGTTCGGCGGGCGTAAGGCCGTCGGGGCGCTCGTGGACTTCGGCCTGTACTTCTTCCACAACGCCAAGGAACTGCTGAACCGGGGCGCGGGGCCGTACTTCTACCTGCCGAAGATGGAGAGCCACCTCGAGGCGCG encodes:
- a CDS encoding RNA polymerase sigma factor, with amino-acid sequence MTDPTRSEAVPDRFDDFVRQRLDRLLRYATALTCDPHLAQDVVQDVLLRAQRRWDRVSTLHAPDAYVRRMVTNEYLSWRRRRAARHVAATHEALEVLTTPVADHAAHYAERDAMRARIATLPRKQRAALVLRYYENLTYAEIAEALGCGESTVRSHISRALSALRAAEAARTGRTGSVKGVLA
- a CDS encoding IclR family transcriptional regulator, with amino-acid sequence MATARSGNGGVQSLQRAFELLERLADTGGEASLSELAASSGLPMPTIHRLIRTLVTLGYVRQNTNRRYALGARLIRLGENASLQFGTWARPLLAELVDEVGETANLAVLERDEVVYVAQVASQRHSMRMFTEVGRRLLPHGTGVGKAMLASFDPDDVRALLERTGMPSYTDHTHTDVDTFLDHLADIAELGYSLDESEQELGVRCIAVAVPGAPSPTAVSVSGPEGRLTDEAVRRIAPAVQRTAKRLSEQLATRQPVE
- a CDS encoding LCP family protein, with protein sequence MTGDRTESLIREALAHEAGRAVDPSVVRTRLSQRGPRPALRRRPAVVLAAAAVVAVAIAAVITPRLLGTDPSEQATTPATSQSVDERTLVIAGMDGAGHPDAILLARVRPDGASVVSLPRDAGVTVPGHGQHPLNSAYQLGRQAALDAGRSERDADHQGATLLVDTVAQLTGEAADHYVLVDTDAVGAVATAVGGVEVCVREAQHDPTSGADLEAGRQTLSGEQALAFLRQRRNLPRGDLDRMVRLQVFAQSLFDSVGNARGDGFSKVAEALAGHVRTDPELDVLGLAEQLATWDRPKLATATIPVGGAKSSPGDSFVLEVDEAKVREFVGPFLDGQAPEDGAGKQLPDAGPRCVY
- the ftsY gene encoding signal recognition particle-docking protein FtsY, coding for MASVSNTWLWIIVIAAVVLLVALVAGLTIARKRRISLERRREVERPKGGGYQAGGGIALAPGGEREPAPPEPPPHPVSERTETDGEPGVGEDAAVPRDAPRRDIVDVVLPERTREAVPEPRREPEKPVVEPEVDTTVEPGVAGATRAPEVPETVEPGVDEATRAPETVEPEVVPTPPEAEPEPAPEPVPEAPVEPKEEVAPAAGRIERLRGRLSKSRSALGQSLLGLLGAGDLDEDSWQDVEDTLLIADLGAATTTEIVETLRTELSARGVRTSEQARALLQEVLVNALGRDSDRAVRALPHTVDGAKQPAVVLVAGVNGTGKTTTTGKLARVLVAQDHKVVLGAADTFRAAAAEQLQTWSERVGAEVVRGKEGADPASVAFDAVKRGIDSGVDAVLIDTAGRLHTKTGLMDELGKVKRVVEKQAKVDEVLLVLDATTGQNGLAQARVFSEVVDVTGIVLTKLDGTAKGGIVFQVQRELGVPVKLVGLGEGPDDLAPFEPEAFVDALLA